Proteins encoded in a region of the Drosophila sechellia strain sech25 chromosome 2L, ASM438219v1, whole genome shotgun sequence genome:
- the LOC6618208 gene encoding uncharacterized protein LOC6618208 — protein MWRGHKEKPTSTRSMARQVVHPERPLPPWSRLLEHNAEGCLRKRSGEKEEHYEVEISNHLWSLWGSTQQVKPGENSSSSEAASGSTSPPGQALACCVLAYCAGSYQSLDSWNSSALDKIMSNGRCYYDESLATRQHWNRTGQLCLECLNTTCFLDGHEFWVDIEKLCTGKLYSRTKSLGSALSKFFGQHLQTGILQLRDQALAFGFIPEFSSGGAFFLFHCQARGRPLFKDCESAPYVLRMRKLQQLLYCMLITLNERRHNVPFRIYKVGCVPRAN, from the coding sequence CCCACTTCCACCCGTTCGATGGCCAGGCAAGTTGTCCACCCTGAGAGGCCTTTGCCGCCGTGGAGTCGTCTTCTGGAGCACAATGCAGAAGGTTGTCTGCGGAAGAGAAGTGGGGAAAAGGAGGAGCACTACGAGGTGGAGATCTCCAACCACTTGTGGTCACTTTGGGGCAGCACACAGCAAGTGAAACCCGGGGAAAACAGTTCCTCGTCGGAGGCCGCATCCGGAAGTACCTCGCCTCCTGGCCAGGCATTGGCATGTTGCGTGTTAGCCTATTGTGCAGGCAGTTATCAGTCCTTGGATTCCTGGAACTCTAGCGCGCTGGACAAGATCATGTCGAATGGGCGGTGCTACTATGACGAAAGCTTGGCGACCAGGCAACATTGGAATCGTACAGGACAGCTCTGCCTGGAGTGCCTGAACACCACCTGCTTTCTCGATGGTCACGAGTTTTGGGTGGACATCGAAAAGCTCTGTACCGGTAAATTGTACAGCAGAACCAAGAGCCTGGGATCCGCACTGAGTAAGTTCTTCGGCCAGCATCTGCAAACGGGAATTCTTCAGCTGAGGGATCAGGCTCTGGCCTTTGGGTTTATCCCAGAATTTTCCTCCGGAGGAGCCTTCTTCctcttccactgccaggcgagGGGAAGGCCCCTTTTCAAGGACTGCGAAAGTGCCCCGTATGTGCTCAGGATGCgaaagctgcagcagctgctctACTGCATGCTCATCACGTTGAACGAGAGGCGCCACAATGTGCCCTTCAGGATCTACAAGGTGGGATGTGTGCCCCGTGCAAATTAG